A single window of Ananas comosus cultivar F153 linkage group 17, ASM154086v1, whole genome shotgun sequence DNA harbors:
- the LOC109722745 gene encoding serine/threonine-protein kinase-like protein CR4, which yields MSSKKHKFLTQIAILVFIFGSVTMGVLSLGSMSSIAVSYGENGPVFCGLSSDGSHSVTCFGADASIVYGAPFRLPLLGLTAGDGFVCGLLLETNQPYCWGSNIYVKMGVPQPMEEGAQYSEISAGDDHLCALRVPGKMPHRGISSIDCWGYNMTASHAFAGGIESISAGSVFNCGLFARNKTAFCWGDETGSGVIGLTPKNVRFRSISAGGFHVCGVLENAQVICWGRSLEMRQTSSSGILGQGDVNMVPMDPMVAVVGGRFHSCGIKSDDHHVVCWGFTLRNSVPPPKQTKVYEIAAGDYFTCGVLAENSLRPICWGTGGPWSIPMAVSPGICASTPCGPGYYEYTHPGLGSKICKPANSRVCLPCSVGCPDGNYQSTPCNATSDRGCEFDCSSCVSGDCLTFCADQKKSKTRKLFSLQMPIFVAEIVFAVVLVSAVSVVAFLYVRYKLRNCRCSKTELRVVKNRAYSFHKESVKIQPDMEELKIRRAQTFTYEELEKATGGFCEESQVGKGSFSCVFKGILKDGTVVAVKRAIKASDVKKSSKEFHTELDLLSRLNHAHLLNLLGYCEEGGERLLVYEFMAHGSLYQYLHGKDPRQKEQLDWVRRVTIAVQAARGIEYLHGYACPPVIHRDIKSSNILIDEEHNARVADFGLSLLGPADSSSPLSELPAGTLGYLDPEYYRLHYLTTKSDVYSFGVLLLEILSGRKAIDMQYEEGNIVEWAVPLIKSGDISAMLDPVLKPPTDLEALKKIAAIACKCVRMRGKDRPSMDKVTTALERALALLMGSPCNEQPILPTEVVLGSSRMNKKASQRSSNQSCSENDLADAEDQRTEYRAPSWITFPSVTSSQRRKSSASEADMDANMKNNSEGKNVGDSGRDGLTSLEEEIGPASPHEDLFLQHNF from the coding sequence ATGTCCTCCAAAAAGCACAAATTTTTAACCCAAATTGCAATCTTGGTGTTCATTTTTGGTTCAGTAACAATGGGTGTACTGAGCCTTGGGTCCATGTCCTCTATTGCTGTGTCCTATGGTGAGAATGGCCCTGTTTTCTGTGGCCTGAGCTCAGATGGGTCTCATTCAGTGACCTGCTTCGGCGCAGACGCTTCGATAGTCTACGGCGCGCCGTTCCGACTCCCCTTACTGGGTCTCACTGCTGGTGATGGCTTTGTCTGTGGCCTTTTGTTGGAAACAAACCAACCCTACTGTTGGGGAAGCAACATATATGTGAAAATGGGAGTGCCCCAGCCCATGGAAGAAGGGGCCCAGTACTCGGAGATTAGTGCGGGCGACGACCATCTCTGCGCACTGAGGGTGCCCGGTAAAATGCCCCACAGAGGAATTTCGTCGATTGATTGCTGGGGCTACAACATGACGGCCTCGCACGCCTTTGCCGGAGGGATCGAATCGATCTCGGCCGGATCGGTGTTCAATTGCGGGTTGTTTGCACGCAACAAGACGGCATTTTGTTGGGGGGATGAGACGGGGAGCGGCGTGATCGGCCTAACCCCGAAGAACGTGAGGTTTCGGTCCATTTCGGCCGGCGGGTTTCATGTGTGCGGGGTGTTAGAGAATGCCCAAGTCATTTGTTGGGGGAGGAGCTTAGAAATGAGGCAAACGTCTTCTTCGGGCATTTTAGGGCAGGGTGATGTGAACATGGTGCCAATGGATCCGATGGTCGCTGTAGTCGGTGGGAGGTTCCATTCCTGCGGGATAAAGAGCGACGATCATCACGTCGTTTGCTGGGGCTTTACTCTCCGGAATAGCGTCCCTCCCCCTAAACAAACCAAGGTGTACGAGATTGCGGCCGGGGATTACTTCACCTGCGGTGTGCTCGCTGAAAATTCACTTAGACCGATATGTTGGGGGACGGGGGGGCCGTGGTCTATTCCGATGGCCGTCTCGCCAGGAATTTGTGCTTCTACCCCTTGCGGTCCCGGTTATTATGAATATACTCATCCAGGTTTGGGGAGTAAGATTTGCAAGCCTGCGAACTCGAGGGTGTGCTTGCCGTGTAGCGTTGGCTGCCCTGACGGGAATTATCAGTCTACGCCATGCAATGCGACTTCGGATCGCGGGTGTGAATTCGACTGCTCGAGCTGTGTTTCTGGCGATTGCTTGACCTTCTGCGCGGACCAAAAGAAATCCAAGACCCGGAAGCTCTTCTCTCTTCAGATGCCGATCTTTGTCGCGGAGATCGTTTTCGCGGTTGTTTTGGTGAGTGCTGTTTCCGTTGTCGCTTTCCTCTATGTTCGGTACAAGTTGCGAAACTGTAGATGCTCAAAGACCGAACTGAGAGTGGTGAAGAATCGGGCCTACTCTTTCCACAAGGAGTCTGTGAAAATACAGCCCGATATGGAGGAGCTCAAGATCAGGAGGGCGCAAACGTTCACGTACGAAGAGCTGGAGAAGGCAACGGGCGGCTTTTGTGAAGAATCCCAAGTAGGGAAAGGTAGTTTTTCCTGCGTGTTTAAAGGGATTTTAAAAGATGGGACGGTGGTCGCCGTTAAGCGGGCGATAAAGGCTTCTGATGTGAAGAAGAGCTCGAAGGAATTCCACACTGAACTCGACCTGCTCTCGAGGCTAAACCACGCCCATCTGCTTAACTTGCTTGGATACTGCGAAGAAGGCGGAGAGAGGCTCTTGGTCTACGAGTTCATGGCTCATGGCTCCTTGTACCAATACCTTCACGGCAAGGACCCGCGCCAAAAGGAGCAATTGGATTGGGTCCGACGGGTCACCATCGCGGTCCAGGCCGCGCGCGGGATCGAGTACTTGCACGGATATGCATGCCCGCCGGTGATTCACCGCGACATCAAATCATCAAACATTCTGATCGACGAGGAACATAATGCTCGTGTCGCGGATTTTGGTCTTTCCCTGCTGGGCCCCGCCGATAGTAGCTCGCCGTTGTCCGAACTCCCAGCCGGAACGCTAGGCTACCTCGACCCTGAGTACTACCGACTTCACTACTTGACGACGAAATCCGATGTCTATAGCTTTGGGGTCCTCCTTTTGGAAATCCTGAGTGGAAGAAAAGCCATAGATATGCAGTATGAAGAAGGGAATATTGTCGAATGGGCCGTTCCGCTTATCAAATCTGGTGACATCTCCGCAATGTTAGACCCGGTACTGAAACCTCCGACCGATCTCGAGGCTCTTAAGAAGATCGCGGCCATAGCATGCAAGTGTGTGAGGATGAGAGGGAAAGACCGGCCGTCGATGGATAAGGTGACGACCGCCTTAGAACGGGCTTTAGCTCTATTAATGGGCAGCCCGTGTAACGAGCAGCCCATATTGCCCACCGAGGTCGTGCTGGGGAGCAGTAGGATGAATAAGAAGGCGTCGCAGAGATCATCGAACCAGTCGTGCTCGGAGAACGATTTGGCGGACGCAGAGGACCAGAGAACGGAGTACAGGGCGCCTTCTTGGATTACTTTTCCGAGCGTGACTTCCTCGCAAAGAAGGAAATCGTCAGCGTCGGAGGCGGACATGGATGCAAATATGAAGAACAATTCAGAGGGGAAAAATGTCGGCGACAGCGGGAGGGACGGGCTGACGAGCCTGGAGGAGGAGATAGGGCCGGCTTCGCCGCATGAGGATCTGTTCTTGCAGCACAACTTCTAG
- the LOC109723343 gene encoding tetrapyrrole-binding protein, chloroplastic, with protein HNPPLHRRRRHRHHLLPTTQFQIDYPSFSFKPTTTTTTTTTITHYKLFSNLSSSPLTTITTTTTTSSSSSLDLLAHHLSSSDFRRADDETRRLLIALAGEAAQKRGYVFFSEVQFISPDDLRAIDRLWRAHSGGRFGYSVQRRIWEQKARCDFTRFFIRVGWMRRLDTEVEQYNYCTFPDEFIWELNDATPEGHLPLTNALRGTQLLTSILTHPAFDEGDETAAAEESESEGEGAEMTRERPATVRRDFNPDYSF; from the coding sequence CACAATCCACCNctccaccgccgccgccgccaccgccaccatcTCCTCCCCACCACCCAATTCCAAATTGACTACCCTTCCTTCTCCTTCAagcccaccaccaccaccaccaccaccaccaccatcacacACTACAAGCTCTTCTCCAATCTCTCCTCCTCACCCCTcaccaccatcaccaccaccactaccacctcgtcctcttcctccttaGACCTCCTCGCCCACCACCTCTCGTCGAGCGACTTCCGCAGGGCCGACGACGAGACGCGGCGCCTGCTCATCGCCCTGGCGGGCGAGGCCGCGCAGAAGCGCGGGTACGTCTTCTTCTCGGAGGTGCAGTTCATATCGCCCGACGACCTCCGAGCCATCGACCGGCTGTGGCGGGCCCACAGCGGCGGTCGCTTCGGGTACAGCGTGCAGCGCCGGATCTGGGAGCAGAAGGCGCGGTGCGACTTCACGCGTTTCTTCATCCGGGTCGGCTGGATGAGGCGGCTCGACACCGAGGTCGAGCAGTACAACTACTGCACCTTCCCGGACGAGTTCATCTGGGAGCTCAACGACGCCACGCCGGAGGGCCACCTCCCCCTCACCAATGCGCTCCGCGGGACGCAGCTTCTCACGAGCATTCTCACGCACCCTGCATTTGACGAGGGCGAtgagacggcggcggcggaggagagcgaGAGCGAAGGCGAGGGTGCAGAGATGACGAGGGAAAGGCCAGCAACGGTCAGGAGGGACTTCAATCCTGATTACTCCTTTTGA
- the LOC109723512 gene encoding endonuclease III homolog 1, chloroplastic isoform X3, whose protein sequence is MPLPLQRIFVRFSSIPLSSPAKTLAMPTTRSSSRSLRSEARIASSKLDPAEVHTSTRKKRVKRVVGINGESPNRENPDQKLDGLPDIEEFAYSKVKASTTLIPKDKRMRSSISAKLERKVEASSTPKVEAPANWELALEGIRKMRLSEDAPVDSKGCEKAGSLLPPKERRFAVLISSLLSSQTKDEVTHGAVERLTEKGLLDADAIVRTDEASIASLIYPVGFYQRKACYMKKVAQICLEKYGGDIPPSLDELLALPGIGPKMAHLVMIVGWNNVQGICVDTHVHRICNRLGWVFRPGTRQKTLTPEETRVSLQTWLPKDEWAPINPLLVGFGQTVCTPLWPKCGICSINKLCPSAFKESSSPNSKAKKSSPSKKA, encoded by the exons ATGCCCCTTCCTCTCCAACGCATTTTTGTTAGATTCTCTTCgattcctctctcttctcccgcGAAAACCCTAGCGATGCCGACGACGCGATCGTCCTCGCGATCGCTTCGATCCGAAGCGCGAATCGCCAGCTCGAAGCTCGATCCTG CTGAAGTCCATACATCCACCAGGAAAAAGAGGGTAAAACGGGTAGTCGGAATTAATGGAGAGAGTCCAAACAGAGAAAATCCTGATCAGAAA CTTGATGGCTTGCCAGATATCGAAGAGTTTGCTTATAGCAAGGTGAAGGCGTCTACAACTTTAA TTCCTAAAGATAAAAGGATGCGCTCCAGTATTTCTGCTAAGTTGGAGAGAAAGGTTGAAGCTTCAAGTACACCAAAAG TAGAAGCCCCGGCAAATTGGGAACTAGCTCTTGAAGGGATTAGGAAAATGAGGTTATCTGAAGATGCACCTGTAGATTCTAAGGGATGTGAAAAGGCAGGTAGTCTTCTACCACCGAAG GAAAGAAGGTTTGCAGTTCTGATTTCGTCATTGCTATCAAGCCAAACCAAAGATGAAGTTACTCATG GTGCTGTTGAGCGACTCACCGAGAAAGGGTTACTAGATGCTGATGCTATTGTTAGAACTGATGAAGCAAGCATTGCAAGCTTGATCTATCCA GTTGGATTTTACCAGAGAAAGGCTTGTTACATGAAGAAAGTTGCACAAATTTGTCTTGAGAAGTATGGAGGAGACATCCCTCCCTCTTTAGATGAACTGCTTGCACTGCCGGGAATAGGACCTAAAATGGCTCATCTG GTTATGATTGTTGGATGGAACAACGTTCAAGGAATTTGTGTAGACACGCACGTTCATCGCATTTGTAACCGACTTGGATGGGTATTCCGACCAGGAACAAGACAG aAAACTTTAACTCCCGAGGAAACAAGAGTATCTCTTCAGACATGGCTACCGAAGGATGAGTGGGCGCCTATCAATCCTCTGTTG GTTGGATTTGGGCAAACTGTGTGTACTCCTCTGTGGCCCAAGTGTGGAATCTGCAGCATAAACAAGCTCTGCCCCTCTGCTTTCAAGGAATCATCAAGCCCCAATTCAAAAGCCAAGAAGTCAAGCCCTAGTAAAAAAGCTTGA
- the LOC109723512 gene encoding endonuclease III homolog 1, chloroplastic isoform X2, which yields MPLPLQRIFVRFSSIPLSSPAKTLAMPTTRSSSRSLRSEARIASSKLDPGSEHLSDGSEAEVHTSTRKKRVKRVVGINGESPNRENPDQKLDGLPDIEEFAYSKVKASTTLIPKDKRMRSSISAKLERKVEASSTPKEAPANWELALEGIRKMRLSEDAPVDSKGCEKAGSLLPPKERRFAVLISSLLSSQTKDEVTHGAVERLTEKGLLDADAIVRTDEASIASLIYPVGFYQRKACYMKKVAQICLEKYGGDIPPSLDELLALPGIGPKMAHLVMIVGWNNVQGICVDTHVHRICNRLGWVFRPGTRQKTLTPEETRVSLQTWLPKDEWAPINPLLVGFGQTVCTPLWPKCGICSINKLCPSAFKESSSPNSKAKKSSPSKKA from the exons ATGCCCCTTCCTCTCCAACGCATTTTTGTTAGATTCTCTTCgattcctctctcttctcccgcGAAAACCCTAGCGATGCCGACGACGCGATCGTCCTCGCGATCGCTTCGATCCGAAGCGCGAATCGCCAGCTCGAAGCTCGATCCTG GTTCTGAACACTTATCTGATGGTTCTGAAGCTGAAGTCCATACATCCACCAGGAAAAAGAGGGTAAAACGGGTAGTCGGAATTAATGGAGAGAGTCCAAACAGAGAAAATCCTGATCAGAAA CTTGATGGCTTGCCAGATATCGAAGAGTTTGCTTATAGCAAGGTGAAGGCGTCTACAACTTTAA TTCCTAAAGATAAAAGGATGCGCTCCAGTATTTCTGCTAAGTTGGAGAGAAAGGTTGAAGCTTCAAGTACACCAAAAG AAGCCCCGGCAAATTGGGAACTAGCTCTTGAAGGGATTAGGAAAATGAGGTTATCTGAAGATGCACCTGTAGATTCTAAGGGATGTGAAAAGGCAGGTAGTCTTCTACCACCGAAG GAAAGAAGGTTTGCAGTTCTGATTTCGTCATTGCTATCAAGCCAAACCAAAGATGAAGTTACTCATG GTGCTGTTGAGCGACTCACCGAGAAAGGGTTACTAGATGCTGATGCTATTGTTAGAACTGATGAAGCAAGCATTGCAAGCTTGATCTATCCA GTTGGATTTTACCAGAGAAAGGCTTGTTACATGAAGAAAGTTGCACAAATTTGTCTTGAGAAGTATGGAGGAGACATCCCTCCCTCTTTAGATGAACTGCTTGCACTGCCGGGAATAGGACCTAAAATGGCTCATCTG GTTATGATTGTTGGATGGAACAACGTTCAAGGAATTTGTGTAGACACGCACGTTCATCGCATTTGTAACCGACTTGGATGGGTATTCCGACCAGGAACAAGACAG aAAACTTTAACTCCCGAGGAAACAAGAGTATCTCTTCAGACATGGCTACCGAAGGATGAGTGGGCGCCTATCAATCCTCTGTTG GTTGGATTTGGGCAAACTGTGTGTACTCCTCTGTGGCCCAAGTGTGGAATCTGCAGCATAAACAAGCTCTGCCCCTCTGCTTTCAAGGAATCATCAAGCCCCAATTCAAAAGCCAAGAAGTCAAGCCCTAGTAAAAAAGCTTGA
- the LOC109723512 gene encoding endonuclease III homolog 1, chloroplastic isoform X1, giving the protein MPLPLQRIFVRFSSIPLSSPAKTLAMPTTRSSSRSLRSEARIASSKLDPGSEHLSDGSEAEVHTSTRKKRVKRVVGINGESPNRENPDQKLDGLPDIEEFAYSKVKASTTLIPKDKRMRSSISAKLERKVEASSTPKVEAPANWELALEGIRKMRLSEDAPVDSKGCEKAGSLLPPKERRFAVLISSLLSSQTKDEVTHGAVERLTEKGLLDADAIVRTDEASIASLIYPVGFYQRKACYMKKVAQICLEKYGGDIPPSLDELLALPGIGPKMAHLVMIVGWNNVQGICVDTHVHRICNRLGWVFRPGTRQKTLTPEETRVSLQTWLPKDEWAPINPLLVGFGQTVCTPLWPKCGICSINKLCPSAFKESSSPNSKAKKSSPSKKA; this is encoded by the exons ATGCCCCTTCCTCTCCAACGCATTTTTGTTAGATTCTCTTCgattcctctctcttctcccgcGAAAACCCTAGCGATGCCGACGACGCGATCGTCCTCGCGATCGCTTCGATCCGAAGCGCGAATCGCCAGCTCGAAGCTCGATCCTG GTTCTGAACACTTATCTGATGGTTCTGAAGCTGAAGTCCATACATCCACCAGGAAAAAGAGGGTAAAACGGGTAGTCGGAATTAATGGAGAGAGTCCAAACAGAGAAAATCCTGATCAGAAA CTTGATGGCTTGCCAGATATCGAAGAGTTTGCTTATAGCAAGGTGAAGGCGTCTACAACTTTAA TTCCTAAAGATAAAAGGATGCGCTCCAGTATTTCTGCTAAGTTGGAGAGAAAGGTTGAAGCTTCAAGTACACCAAAAG TAGAAGCCCCGGCAAATTGGGAACTAGCTCTTGAAGGGATTAGGAAAATGAGGTTATCTGAAGATGCACCTGTAGATTCTAAGGGATGTGAAAAGGCAGGTAGTCTTCTACCACCGAAG GAAAGAAGGTTTGCAGTTCTGATTTCGTCATTGCTATCAAGCCAAACCAAAGATGAAGTTACTCATG GTGCTGTTGAGCGACTCACCGAGAAAGGGTTACTAGATGCTGATGCTATTGTTAGAACTGATGAAGCAAGCATTGCAAGCTTGATCTATCCA GTTGGATTTTACCAGAGAAAGGCTTGTTACATGAAGAAAGTTGCACAAATTTGTCTTGAGAAGTATGGAGGAGACATCCCTCCCTCTTTAGATGAACTGCTTGCACTGCCGGGAATAGGACCTAAAATGGCTCATCTG GTTATGATTGTTGGATGGAACAACGTTCAAGGAATTTGTGTAGACACGCACGTTCATCGCATTTGTAACCGACTTGGATGGGTATTCCGACCAGGAACAAGACAG aAAACTTTAACTCCCGAGGAAACAAGAGTATCTCTTCAGACATGGCTACCGAAGGATGAGTGGGCGCCTATCAATCCTCTGTTG GTTGGATTTGGGCAAACTGTGTGTACTCCTCTGTGGCCCAAGTGTGGAATCTGCAGCATAAACAAGCTCTGCCCCTCTGCTTTCAAGGAATCATCAAGCCCCAATTCAAAAGCCAAGAAGTCAAGCCCTAGTAAAAAAGCTTGA
- the LOC109723511 gene encoding uncharacterized protein LOC109723511 → MGFDSTDASLIMAKESRLQDASEHNAGDADRIRKREVADISVKFHIQDIDLKKQISDAEGMSNDGDSLGFSSDCNSPSFLSSDSSEFDHNGVSLHDQFSSMLSLSRIPGPLMVEETKEDSNICKYNIGPFNDVPIIANGSRDSVEVKDLAQDKVANEVKDTLIVSLESDDSSFEKSPSENSSVISSPGRSPSSEDYTPSPNSDRTDIWVSSLDLNNEDSRLIQDKEQGFDIFDSDFPSPSFSVWRNRHMQSSKIEVENTLEDLDSDEPLFWPLDHTSYYSPEFEKFLCLSPCKHTREISSNGFHQLNPVRSRLEEKNSHSMGRNSSSQACRSLIFNSKSKPTAKESKIKVLDNSVQKIASAPSRLSRSSKASSEQQPCNSSKKKRPLHLKVDVEKSHGGWQIRNKPLQDLEASDLQNLVAEGFSIEKLVGLNEFDGHEGISCAGGDDQLTLNGSPCLHKHGVEPSKQ, encoded by the coding sequence ATGGGTTTTGATAGCACAGATGCCTCATTGATAATGGCGAAGGAGTCTCGTCTACAAGATGCTTCCGAGCATAATGCGGGAGATGCCGACAGAATTCGCAAAAGGGAAGTTGCTGATATATCTGTAAAGTTTCATATACAAGATATTGATCTTAAGAAGCAGATTTCTGATGCTGAAGGAATGTCGAATGATGGTGATTCTCTAGGGTTTTCTTCAGATTGCAATTCCCCTTCATTTCTTAGTTCTGATAGTTCTGAGTTCGATCACAATGGCGTGTCTCTTCATGATCAGTTCTCTTCAATGTTATCATTATCTAGAATCCCGGGCCCTCTTATGGTTGAGGAGACCAAAGAGGACTCAAATATTTGTAAGTATAATATCGGCCCCTTTAATGATGTACCTATTATTGCTAATGGGTCACGCGATTCTGTCGAGGTTAAGGATTTGGCCCAGGACAAAGTTGCCAATGAGGTGAAAGATACTCTAATTGTGAGCTTAGAGAGTGATGATTCTTCTTTTGAGAAATCCCCCAGCGAGAACTCGTCAGTTATTAGTAGTCCAGGCAGATCTCCTAGCAGCGAAGATTATACACCCTCTCCAAATTCAGACAGAACTGACATATGGGTTTCATCGCTTGATCTTAATAATGAGGATTCAAGGTTGATCCAAGATAAAGAACAGGGTTTTGACATTTTCGACTCCGACTTTCCCAGCCCTTCTTTCAGTGTTTGGAGAAATCGGCACATGCAATCTTCCAAGATAGAAGTCGAGAATACATTGGAGGATCTTGATTCTGATGAGCCTCTCTTCTGGCCGTTGGATCATACTTCCTACTATAGCCCGGAATTTGAGAAGTTTCTTTGTCTATCACCATGCAAACATACAAGGGAGATTAGTTCTAATGGATTTCATCAACTAAATCCAGTAAGGTCGAGACTTGAAGAGAAGAACAGTCACTCTATGGGCAGAAACAGTAGTAGCCAAGCATGTAGAAGCCTCATATTCAACAGTAAGTCAAAGCCAACTGCTAAGGAAAGTAAAATAAAAGTCCTGGACAATAGTGTACAGAAAATCGCTTCTGCGCCATCGAGACTGAGCAGGTCCTCAAAAGCTTCTTCTGAGCAACAGCCGTGCAACAGCTCCAAGAAAAAACGACCACTTCATTTGAAAGTTGATGTGGAGAAATCTCACGGTGGTTGGCAAATTCGGAATAAGCCTTTGCAAGATCTTGAAGCAAGTGATTTACAAAACTTGGTTGCAGAAGGATTTTCGATTGAAAAGCTAGTTGGTCTAAACGAGTTTGATGGCCATGAAGGGATCAGTTGCGCTGGTGGAGATGATCAATTAACTCTTAATGGATCACCTTGTTTACATAAGCATGGTGTTGAGCCTTCCAAACAGTAA
- the LOC109723507 gene encoding uncharacterized protein LOC109723507, with translation MEKLCESLLRPRSRALYPTLWIFVALCFPTTILGIRKEIGFPQDRFCRNTVQGRYLLSDDNGYVCTALSVDPWTRCCPEMGDRFSCQGCNLVSQCCDSYEYCVSCCLNPSKTKMDLAVKVKIAKPVTAGRYGTVFDFCAGRCRHNSASVVHENAYASDFHHCFSLQLNSSGLIETNSEAQLTSIDVVVGRLGESCNSVCMSKGQSCVPNRLFVLNRCELLRKYMSCKSGCYASTGADQPAEVADDAPNHMNPGACLYTQMEDVLTCDGSHQRTRRLCPCA, from the exons ATGGAGAAATTGTGCGAATCGCTTCTTCGTCCTCGCTCGCGCGCTCTCTATCCGACCCTGTGGATCTTCGTCGCCCTTTGTTTCCCCACCACCATTTTAGGAATCCG GAAGGAAATTGGGTTTCCGCAAGATCGTTTCTGCAGGAATACTGTTCAGGGGAGGTACTTGCTCTCAGATGACAATG GTTATGTATGCACTGCTCTTTCTGTCGATCCATGGACGCGCTGCTGCCCTGAAATGGGGGATCGCTTTTCTTGTCA GGGGTGCAACCTTGTCTCGCAATGCTGCGACTCATATGAATATTGTGTATCTTGCTGCTTGAATCCATCAAAG ACGAAAATGGATCTCGCCGTCAAGGTGAAAATAGCCAAACCAGTCACTGCAG gtAGATATGGTACTGTTTTTGATTTCTGTGCTGGGAGATGCCGTCATAATTCTGCTAGTGTG GTTCACGAGAATGCCTATGCTAGCGACTTCCATCATTGCTTCTCATTGCAGTTAAATTCTTCAG GTTTGATTGAAACAAATTCTGAAGCCCAACTGACAAGTATAGACGTTGTTGTTGGAAG GTTGGGTGAATCTTGTAACTCCGTGTGCATGTCAAAGGGGCAATCTTGTGTTCCGAACAGGCTCTTTGTGCTAAACAGATGTGAACT CCTGCGGAAATATATGAGCTGCAAGAGTGGTTGTTATGCAAGCACAGGCGCAGATCAACCGGCCGAAGTTGCGGATGATGCTCCGAACCACATG AATCCCGGGGCGTGCTTGTACACGCAGATGGAGGACGTGCTCACGTGTGACGGCTCACATCAACGTACCAGGAGGCTTTGTCCATGTGCATGA